The following proteins come from a genomic window of Tepidiforma thermophila:
- a CDS encoding NADH-quinone oxidoreductase subunit A: MSFYDQWSAILIAAIAGFILVFTALIATRLLAPFARERAKGLSYECGMLPIGRNWAQVHVRYYLIAIVFLLFDVETVFIFPWAITYLSLAEFIFWQMILFIAILSLGLVYAWKRGVLEWK; the protein is encoded by the coding sequence ATGAGCTTCTACGACCAGTGGTCCGCCATCCTCATCGCCGCAATCGCCGGCTTCATCCTCGTCTTCACCGCGCTCATCGCGACCCGCCTTCTCGCCCCCTTCGCCCGTGAGCGCGCCAAAGGCCTCTCGTACGAGTGCGGCATGCTCCCCATCGGCCGCAACTGGGCCCAGGTCCACGTCCGCTACTACCTCATCGCCATCGTCTTCCTCCTCTTCGATGTCGAAACCGTCTTCATCTTCCCGTGGGCGATCACCTACCTCTCGCTCGCCGAGTTCATCTTCTGGCAGATGATCCTCTTCATCGCCATCCTCAGCCTCGGCCTCGTCTACGCCTGGAAGCGAGGCGTCCTGGAGTGGAAATGA
- a CDS encoding NADH-quinone oxidoreductase subunit B, translating into MSEATVPPYVPDYGAEPERLRPVELPQARAAYRIVLPGVIQTGADLVLAMSRKSSLWPMTFGLACCAIEMIGTFMANHDLDRFGIVPWPSPRQSDVMIVSGTVTKKMAPAIKLLYEQMPNPKYVISMGACATNGGPYTEYDRVLQGVDKIIPVDVYVPGCPPRPESLLDGFLRLQEKIMEDRRMVG; encoded by the coding sequence ATGAGCGAAGCGACCGTTCCTCCCTACGTCCCCGATTACGGCGCCGAGCCCGAACGACTCCGCCCCGTTGAGCTGCCCCAGGCCCGCGCCGCTTATCGCATCGTCCTCCCCGGCGTCATCCAGACCGGCGCCGACCTTGTCCTCGCCATGAGCCGGAAGAGCTCCCTCTGGCCCATGACCTTCGGCCTCGCCTGCTGCGCCATCGAAATGATCGGCACCTTCATGGCCAACCACGACCTCGACCGCTTCGGCATCGTCCCCTGGCCCAGCCCTCGCCAGAGCGACGTCATGATCGTCTCCGGCACCGTCACCAAGAAGATGGCCCCGGCCATCAAGCTCCTCTACGAGCAGATGCCGAATCCGAAGTACGTCATCTCCATGGGCGCCTGCGCCACCAACGGCGGCCCCTACACCGAATACGACCGCGTCCTCCAGGGCGTCGACAAGATCATCCCGGTCGATGTCTACGTCCCCGGCTGCCCGCCGCGCCCCGAATCGCTCCTCGATGGCTTCCTCCGGCTCCAGGAGAAAATCATGGAAGACAGGCGGATGGTCGGATGA
- a CDS encoding NADH-quinone oxidoreductase subunit C — protein sequence MSKPLAPKPIDQVVKLLEQRFGKLPVTISRTATDANIDVPPEHFRAVVEELKNHRDLAFDFLRNIVGIDMLEEGLACKYQFFSYKNRQSVQVTVLTPPGNPHIPSITDLYPAANWHEREAAEMVGLVFDGHPNLKNLLLDEDVRIHPLLKAHPLQKAEILQGIEDTTPGFPF from the coding sequence ATGAGCAAGCCCCTCGCCCCGAAGCCCATCGACCAGGTCGTCAAACTCCTTGAGCAGCGCTTCGGCAAGCTCCCCGTCACCATCTCCCGGACGGCCACCGACGCCAATATCGATGTCCCGCCCGAGCATTTCCGCGCCGTCGTCGAAGAGCTGAAGAACCACCGCGACCTCGCCTTCGACTTCCTCCGCAACATCGTCGGCATCGACATGCTCGAAGAGGGACTCGCCTGCAAGTACCAGTTCTTCTCCTACAAGAACCGGCAGTCGGTCCAGGTCACCGTCCTCACCCCGCCGGGGAACCCCCACATCCCGAGCATCACCGACCTCTACCCCGCAGCCAACTGGCACGAGCGCGAAGCCGCCGAGATGGTCGGCCTCGTCTTCGATGGGCACCCCAACCTCAAGAACCTCCTGCTCGACGAAGACGTCCGCATCCACCCGCTCCTCAAGGCCCACCCGCTCCAGAAAGCCGAAATCCTGCAGGGCATCGAAGACACCACCCCGGGGTTCCCGTTCTGA